The following DNA comes from Ochotona princeps isolate mOchPri1 chromosome 8, mOchPri1.hap1, whole genome shotgun sequence.
agtccATGGCACAGGCCATTTTGTCACCATCCTGAAGTGGAATAATGTATCCAGAATGGAGGTATATCTCAGCTTACTGCTCTGGTCCAAGGTGGAGAGGCCATTTCTGGGGCTGGCCCTCCTGCTGGCTGGAGCCTGGAGGTGGTACAGGGCCTTGCATAGTAAGACataagggtgtgtgtgtttgtgtgtgtgtgtgtgtgtgtgcgtttgctggtcttttttttttaagattatttttatttgaaaggcagattttatatatagagagagacagaaaaggccttccatcctctggctcactctcctaatggccacaatggctggagctgggctggtccaaagccaggagccaggagctttttctaggtctcccacgcaggtgcagggtcccaagggtttagaccatccttttctgctttcccagaccaatggcaggaagctggaagggaagtggagcagccgtgatacaaactgacacccatatgggatgcaccaCTGGACTAGACCTGACCAGCAGGAATCAATCAGGGACTCCAATCTATGATCTCATATAGATCTCATCTCTCCCAGGCCCCACCTCTGCACACACAGTGGGACTCAGCATCCACCCTCATCACACCTCGCCAGGAGAATGACATTGCCACACAAgagccccccctcccccccccgcccagGAGCGGGGTAGACACACAAGCCATAGCAGCCCCCAACTCCTGCAAGCACTCAAGACCTGGTCTGTCAGAGGGACCATGACACTGGATCCTGGGTAAGGGTCACAAGTGAGACACTGCCCCAGGTGTCAGGCAGGTGTGGCAGAGGGGCTTGCAGGCTCTGCGCAGTCCCCACATGGAAGCATGTTTGGGATATAGAGGCCCTACCAAACCACAGAACAGCCTGTGGGAGCACTGGCCAGTCCAGTGGGTCTGCTGTGAGGACTACAGCTCTTGGGGACTTCAGGGAAGGAGTGAAGTGTCCTGGCCTGTGTGGGGGGGGTGCGTGGCGGGTGGGCTCACAGCCACTGTCCAGCACAGGGACAGCTGAACCTTCTGCATAAGACAGGGTTGGTGGGCTAGGCTGGGtcccttcctgctgccctggATCAGCAGCGCCTCCCCCAGGCCTGGAAGAGAAGATCAAAttggggaaaggagagaaagaaggaggatgGTGATGCGACAGACCCAGCCATCCTCACACCAGAGTAGGtggaacagcaagaaagacaaagcAGGGAGTCCGACTCTAAAATCAGGTTTATTTGCAGCTCTGTAAGGTGGGGTGGCAAGGGGACACAGGCCGAACCCTCCCCATGGCCTGCAGGGCACAGGTCAGTCCGGATGCCCAGCTGGACGGAACAGAGTAGGCAAGAGCAGCCGGTGATGCCAGCCTGCGGGGCTGCCTGCCACACAGGACCATCACACAATGCCGTCAAAGCCGTGCATGCCACACTTCTTGCCTGCCACCTGGCAGCCAAACTTCAGCGCCTCCAGCGTGCTCTTTCCTGCAGGTGGAATGAGGAGTTGGGACCCGCCTGGCGTCCTGGGCGGGGTCAGCCGCAGCCCCGCCCCTCCCTCACACAAGGCTACTCACCCTGGGAGAGGCTGAAGATGACCGAGGCGTTGAAGGTGTCTCCGGCACCCAGAGTATCCACCACCCGTGGTGGTGAGAAGgcatcagagtggagcagctgaccgTCCGGGCCCAGTGCATCGGCGCCCTGCTCAGCCCAGGCGCATATCAACGTAGCCCTGCAAGACAAGTCCTCAGCCGGGCCTACTCACCACCGTCGGGGCGCAcccccagccagccagggccCCTTGGGGCTCGCCAGGCTCACCCTTTCCGCACACGCCCGTATAGCCCCCTGAGGGCTTCCTGTGCTGAATGGAACCCCAGGTGCTTGGCCACGTCTTTGCTGACAAACACCTGCAGGAGGAGCGGAGCAGGGGGGAAAGACTGGTAGtcacctccagccctggtcacCAGCCTGATGTCGCCCCCGGGGCACACGCAACTCGCCTGGCAGCGAATCCCCCTCTCCCGCAGGACAAGGTGGGCTAGAACACCTCGTTGCAACAGCTGGACCCCAAAGCTGCGCCTGAGTGCGAAGCCCAAGGAAAGCCTGGAGCGCCCTCTGGAGGTGGGATCGACCACGGCCAAGGTTTGCTGCCCCCTGGGGGTGCTGGCCACGTGATGCCCAAGCCCACCTGGAGTGGAGACAGTGTGCTCCGGAGCTGGAGGTCTGGGTCCCGCCCCCCCGCACCTGGCACCACCGAGCCAAGCACAGCAGTGGAATGGGGAACTGGTGGAGGCGGGACCAAGGACCGCAGAAAGCAGCCGACTGGAGGCCAGGAGGATCTGCTGGGGAAGTGGAGAGCCACTCACCACGTCGCCGTAGCTAAACAGCTGAAACAGCTCCTCCCGGGGCTTCTCGATCTCCACGGACACCCGGATCCTGTGCTCCGGGGGCTGCCTAGCGTTGTGCTGGTCTATCCGCTGCAGCATCTTCACCTGTTCGGAGGCGTTCCGgccctgggagaggcagggcaACTTAGCACCGGGTAGGTGCTGCCCAGCCGAGCCAAGCCGGCTGATTCTTCCTCCTGGCTGGGACTCGGGAAGTTAAGGTGAGGGACCAAGCAGGTCTTGGACTGGAGCCCTTTCCTAAACTGCCATGGACCCTGAGAGTGAAGTTCTAGCTCCTTTGTCTGGGAGCTTTTGTTCCTGCTTCTCGGATATCCTGGGTCAGGTTCTAAGGAGTCTGGCTCCTGCCAAGATGGAGTTgcggaaagtggggccaccacaGCCCACTGGACTTAGCCGGAGCCAgccctgctgtgtgaccttgagtgtGTCACTCAGTGTCTTTGggcttttgctttctcttttggaAGGGTGAGGAAGGgtggagtggggcaggggatgACTCATCTGCCTCAAGATATTTCATGGTACAAAGAAACCAAGGAGACAGAACAGGTGGAGGGGTGAGGCCCCCCACTAAGATGCAGGTAGGGCAGGGCTTGCCTCAATGTGGATCCACTTGAACCGGGTCAGATCAACTTTCTCGAAGTCCTTAGCTGACACATCAGGCAGGTTCCTAGGTcacaggacagagaagagaggcctGGTGAGGGCAGCTGGGGCTAGGCTGCAGGTGACTCTGGCAGCATGGCCAGAAACTGGGTTTTCAGCACAGGATTCTCAACTCCAGGAGGACCCTGTCCCAGTCTCCCGGGGAGAGGGGTGGTATGATCTTGAGGCTGAGACTCTGATATTATCAAAGGGTAAATTTAACAACCACACCTACCAAGGCAGCAGTGCTGTGAACCTTGGAGACCACATCTCCCAGAATGCTCTAAGAGCACTggggactacatttcccagaattCCTTTCAGAAAGGGACAGGTTGTCAAGGCTGAATTCCTCTCAGCCTTGACAAACTAAGCCCAGGTCCTTGCTTTCTTGTTCTGGGGTCAAATCCTCCTTGGTCCATTCCCCCAGCTGTGCAGCCTGAACCTTTCAGAGGCTGCTGCCTCCCTATTGCAGTGGGGTGCAATACCTGGACCGAGGCCAGTGGGCCATAAACTCCTCTCCCCAGAGCTCCCTAGAAATCCTACATGGGCCCTGAACCAAAAGAGCTTCAGTTACTGCTGAATGGGCAGTTGACTGGCATTGCCCCATGGAAAGGTCGCATCTAGGTGCCACTGGCTCATTCGCTGGGACATGCCGAGCTTGGGGGTCCTAGAGCTGATCCTGGAATGACCACCCCTCCCCAATGTGCCATGAAGACCAAAGCTCCAGGGCACTAGGTCTGAGCTCTTTCAGCTCCTACAGTCCTGCAGGAGGGACTTTCAGTTCCTATAGGCCTGCAAGAGAGAGTCTGGGGTGGAGATGAGAAGGGTTGAGGTCCAAGCTCACCCATATAGCTTGGGGTCCTGAGAGAACACTCCCTTCCCCTGGTTAGTGTCATATCAGTTGATGATGATCTGCTGGCCCCGTGATCTCCTGTCCTTCAGCAATGACTGAAGGACACAGAGAATGGTGTGCATGGTCTGGCTTCTTTATGCTAGAACCTTCCAAGCTCTCACCTCTTTGGAATGTACCCCAGTTCCTTGGTGCCAATGCTACAGAGGTGATCAGTTCCGGGGCTGAATCCTGCACATTCCCAAGGGGCCCCGTAGCCCTTCTGGACTTAAAATGAGTTGGATCCCATGACCCCCCACTCCTCCCTGGGAACCGCTTCCCCACACCCATACCCAAGCTGCTGATTGACTAATTATTGAGGAATCACACCATCAATTACATGTTGCATCTGCCCATCCTTGGTATCAATCAAGGCCAAGTTTACCAGGCAGAGTAGAACCCATCCCTTTCCACCCTACTTCTcccttcattgaaaaaaaaaaattcagaaatcacTGGAGAGTTCAGCATGGGGGAAATTTCTGGCAAAGAGAAGAAACGGGGGGCAGCCAGCATGCCTGTAATGATGAAGAAGGGAACTGATTGGTGGGTTGTGGCAGGGTGAGGCCAGGGGGCCTTACGTGTCGTAGAGCACAATGGTACGCGAGCCATTGGCATTGTTGACGATGCAGCAAGAGCAGGGGGTCTCTCCCCGGGCCTGCCAGGCCACATGAGACACATCCACGCTGCGCCGCCTGAAGTCGGCCACTAGGAAGCTTGGGATGGAGCCCAGGGCAGGGAAAGGGCAAAGAAACACATTAGAGTCTGCCTGGGACTGGGCCTGGGCCTTGTGTGCCAGTGGGGTGGGGTACGGCTGCACTCAGGGGCTCTAGAAAGAAAGTCCTATTGTGGAGTTTAGTGATGctggtagtagtggtggtggcggcggcagcTGATGAGATGCAGACAGGTGTACAAACCTGTAGGCGTGCAGGATGGTGCGGCTACCATTGGCCTCGCTGACGATGACGGTGGAGGTGGGCACAGAGCCCTGGGTCTGAAAAACTGCATAGCGTAGGTCCACAGAATAGCGGCGTAGGTCATCCAGGACAAAACTGCCAGGGTAAGTGACCCAGGCAGGCGTGGTTCGACGAGAGTAGCGAGGGGGAGCGCAGAATCCCTGAGGACCCAGAAGGGCAGGGGTGCAAGCAGAGGGGGCTAGGAGAGAGCTGGGAATCAGAGTCTTGCCAGCAGCCATGCAAGTGGGGAGGAGAGGCACGGGGCAGGGGCTGTGTGCAGGGCAACTAAGATTGAAAGTCCCTTCAGGTCCTGGCTGAAGCATATGTTGACCCTGACTCTTCTTCCAATCTAACTGACACTGGAGAGGATGGGCTCCTACATCTGGGTCGCTGCAGATGCCGGGATCTGTCCTCTGTCTGAACCAAGCACACTCTGCCACAGTGGCCCGTTCCCTGTGAGGCCCAGGCCTAGTTAAAAATTAATCACCAGGGTGAGACTTTGCACCACCCCCCACCTGTCCACCACACGCTCATGCCCAGACCCCAAGGCGCTGTCCTCTCAAGAGTCCCTTCCAGGCCTGACTACTCCTGGATGCTTAGCTGGGAAGTGATGCTGCCCTAGCTGGAGGAGCTACTTAGCCCCTGTCCCCTGGCAGCCCCGGAAACCTTTCCTAGGGgtgggctgcctcccaggtcctgCAGTGCCTCACTCTGGGCTTGCCCTGGGACAGTTACCCAGAATCCCTTGCAGAGGCAGCCTGCAGGTGCTTCTCAGGAGAAGATTGCACCTGCAGTGGGACACAaagtccagccccagcctcccaggCTGGCCAGGAAATGCGTTTTCTGTGCACGAGAGCACAGCAGCCACCACCCTGGGACCTGACTCTCCTTTCAGCAACATGGAAGCAGGCCAAGATAGACCTGCATGTCCCAAATCAGGACCTTCTCATGACAAATCAAGGATTCCTGACAGTTTTCCCAAAAGAGCAGACAGATGGTTTGGTTTGCACAccctcagtgcctggcacacagcaggtgttcaTGAGATGCCTGTTACTCACAGTGGGCAAGCTCTGAATGGCTCACCCCCTTAGCATGACTGCTGATTGATCTAAGCCAGCGCCACAGTCATCCCCGGCTAGGCCAGGCAGGAAGGATCTGCTGCCGAGGGTTAGGAAGTGAGCAGTCCTGGCTCCGATGCCATGCAagtccatcacaggacaggtgCTTGCCTCTCTCTTCGTTTTGTACCAGTTCGTTGGGGCAGGGAGTTTGGCTATGGCTCAGGCGGTTGGGTTCCAGCAGCCCCCCTCAAATCAGGGTTCAAAGGGCTACGCTGCACAAGCCAGCAACCTGGCAGCCTGCCCCAATGCCCACACTGGGCAAAGTGTGGACCTCACCTCCTGATAAGTGCCTGCTGAGTTGGCAGCCCCAGGGGTCAAAGAACTCTCAGCCCTTGTAGCAGCCAACGTGGAGAAAGCGTGTGGGCCACTTGCAGGCTGCAGGCTCCCCAGCCGGCTGGGAGGTGTGGATTCTGGGCCCAGTGGGAGCACGTGGCTTCAGGGTGTCATGGGCaggccctgctcctcctgctgctgctgctagtactgcttctgcagtgaacacctgccccgcccctcccctggcACCATGGATGCTGCATATCCTTGAGGCAGCCAGGTACAGTGAGTCCCTGACTCTCTCCTGACTCAAGCACAGCCAGGATAAGGGGCTTGGGGGAGGGTAAAGGCAAACCCACAGCAGAGCCTGTAGGAAGCAAGAACggagaagcagaggcagcctGAGCAGGCTCCAGGGAGGGGCCAGGGAAGCAGCTGTGGATGCAAAACCTTCACAGGTGCAGCAGTGACACTTGCAGTGGGCCACTGCTTACCCCCACCCTAAGCAgaagggctgggagccaggcattGCACTGCACCCTTCCCCCTTCTCGTGctacccccagccccacccagctctGGTGTCCCCCAGCCCTTCCTCATACTCTGCCTGCAGCTCAGGGTTCAGACAGCCACCTGTCCCCACAGCCTTCCAGcaagcctcccctcccctgccccacaaaTGGGCGCTCCTTCCTGGACTCACTCGGCAATGTGGCCAGCAGCCAGAGAGCCCATGAAGGCACAGGGAGCTCCGAGCAGGGAGAGAACGGTGCAGGAGTTGGACGCATTGCCTCCACGCTGCCATCTCTGTGACAGGCACCTGTGAAAGCACAAGAAGGGTCCCCTGCAGCTCCAGAAGGCTGGTCCTGGGAGAAGCAGGGCCAACCACAgtcccgtgtgtgtgtggggggggggcagggggcaCAGTGTCACAGGATGCAAGGGCCAGCAGACACACCACCTCTGCAGAAACCATCTGGGTCCCAGCTCACGTTCTAGATGAGGTAAGCAGGGCTCAGTCAAGGAAGGGGGTAGGTCAAGGGCCAGTTCTGCCTCTCCAGCCTAGGCCACATTCAGCTTATAGAGATAATTTCAGATGTTTCCACCTGTTCCTGCATCATCAGGAACTCACACCCTGTACCATCGACCCGCTTCTCCCCATCAGAGTGGTTCCCAGAAGCCAGCACCTGTAGCCAAGGCCCTCAGACACTCAGTATCTTTTCACCAGGGCATCAGCCACGCTTACTACCTACTCCTGTCTCAAGAGACCCACTTGAAAGGTAACTGCCAAGTTACAGGATGAGTGAAACTGGATGAAGGCCTGGAGTGTGGGTAGGAGAGCTAACTTGTATgatttcaaaagtgaaaaaaggaaggaagggaaaaaaagagaaagaaaggaaagaaggaaggaaggaatgaagaaaggaagaaaaagaaagaaatggggtgggagaggctggcattgtggcatagtggatgaaGTCACCACCTGGAAGTCAGTATTCCATATGAGTTCTGTTTGAGTCTGGCTATGCtacttttcaatccagctcccttctaaggtgcctgagaaagtagcagaagttggcatgtgggagatctggaagcagctcctggttcctggctccagcttcagcctcagcaggtgcagccatctggggagtgaagcagcaggtggaaaaatcctctctctgtgtgtctctccacctttctctctatatatgaaactttgcctttcagataaaatttcaaaagtaaaatttagagTATTGAGTGAAGACCAGTTTTACTCCATTTTTACCAAAAATCGGTCAACAGGGAATGAACAAGGCATACTGGAAGGGCTTCATGTCCTCATCAATGACCCAAATAGCCAGTCACACATACATGTGAGCTTCTCACTCCACCACACTTCAGGATGCTGAGTGGTTAAGGTAGGCGGCTGGGTGCACCAAGTACAAAATCGCCATAATTGTTGTTGCTGTGGCACCATCCAGTGAGAGGGACAAAGAGCCCCTGTTTTGGAGAAACTGCTGAACCAGGGTGCTTAGGGCAACGTTCATCTGTACACAAAACTTAGCCCCGAAGCGCCCTTCAGACTCCACACCTGGTTATTGATGAAAGAGAAGGCTTATCTGTACAGAGCCTGAGACTCAAGCTCCAAGCTTTGGGGCAAGTGTCTTACAGGAAAGGAGGTGCATTGCAGGTTCGGCTGGCTTGGGGTCTGGGCAAGAGCTGATGGCAGGGCCAAGAGCACCTCTGCACTCCCTGGCTGCAAAGCCAGTGCCACCCACCCTGGGATGTTGACATGAAAGTGGTTAGGCTCAAGTATTGAGGAATTTCCTAAGAAAGGGCATGTTCAGAAGACCTCAGCTGGGCATGAGGGGTCACTTCCATTCTGCCCCTGTACCTGTAACAAACAAACCAGCCCAAACCACAGGGTCAACCTCTCAAGACAGGGGACAGTGAAGGACTGGGGCATGCAGGGGACATCCTGGGTGTGCAGGGGACATCCTGGGTGCACAGTGGACATTTCAGGTGCATAGGGGACAGCCCAGGTGTGCAGCGGACAGCCCAGGTGTGCAGGGGACATCCCAGTGCACACAGGACATCCCGGGTGTGCAGGGGACAGCCCAAGTGCACAAGGCACATCCTGAGTGTGCAGGGGGCACCTCAGATCTGCCGGGGACAGCCCAGGTGTGCAGGGGACAGCCCAGGTGCACAGGGGACATTCCGGGTGTGCAAGGGACATCCCGGTGCACAGGGAATAgcctgggcctggggcctggggttcTTAGCCAGGACACTTGGGTTGTGATCCCCGTGAACTAAGCATGTGATATCCCTGAACCCCCAGCTTCTGCTTCTGCCTGGAGGGTCTGATGGATTCCCACTAAATCGAGGCAGCCTCGAACTTTCACCCAGTTCTTGGTGGGCAAATCCCAGAGTCCTCAGCAACTTCCACTACCCATCCCCAGAAGTGCCCAACCATGGAGCCCTTATCAAGCACAAATCTAAGCGCCAACAAATGACTTCTCAGCTTCCACTAGACGTCTGCCAGGGGCCAGTTTCCAGAGGCTCTTGATTGATCTTTGTCAGAATGAGTTCTGGTAAACT
Coding sequences within:
- the KHK gene encoding ketohexokinase isoform X3, coding for MEEKQILCVGLVVLDIINVVDKYPEEDTDSRCLSQRWQRGGNASNSCTVLSLLGAPCAFMGSLAAGHIAENLPDVSAKDFEKVDLTRFKWIHIEGRNASEQVKMLQRIDQHNARQPPEHRIRVSVEIEKPREELFQLFSYGDVVFVSKDVAKHLGFHSAQEALRGLYGRVRKGATLICAWAEQGADALGPDGQLLHSDAFSPPRVVDTLGAGDTFNASVIFSLSQGKSTLEALKFGCQVAGKKCGMHGFDGIV
- the KHK gene encoding ketohexokinase isoform X2 yields the protein MEEKQILCVGLVVLDIINVVDKYPEEDTDSRCLSQRWQRGGNASNSCTVLSLLGAPCAFMGSLAAGHIADFLVADFRRRSVDVSHVAWQARGETPCSCCIVNNANGSRTIVLYDTNLPDVSAKDFEKVDLTRFKWIHIEGRNASEQVKMLQRIDQHNARQPPEHRIRVSVEIEKPREELFQLFSYGDVVFVSKDVAKHLGFHSAQEALRGLYGRVRKGATLICAWAEQGADALGPDGQLLHSDAFSPPRVVDTLGAGDTFNASVIFSLSQGKSTLEALKFGCQVAGKKCGMHGFDGIV
- the KHK gene encoding ketohexokinase isoform X1; this translates as MEEKQILCVGLVVLDIINVVDKYPEEDTDSRCLSQRWQRGGNASNSCTVLSLLGAPCAFMGSLAAGHIADFVLDDLRRYSVDLRYAVFQTQGSVPTSTVIVSEANGSRTILHAYRNLPDVSAKDFEKVDLTRFKWIHIEGRNASEQVKMLQRIDQHNARQPPEHRIRVSVEIEKPREELFQLFSYGDVVFVSKDVAKHLGFHSAQEALRGLYGRVRKGATLICAWAEQGADALGPDGQLLHSDAFSPPRVVDTLGAGDTFNASVIFSLSQGKSTLEALKFGCQVAGKKCGMHGFDGIV
- the KHK gene encoding ketohexokinase isoform X4, which translates into the protein MEEKQILCVGLVVLDIINVVDKYPEEDTDSRCLSQRWQRGGNASNSCTVLSLLGAPCAFMGSLAAGHIADFVLDDLRRYSVDLRYAVFQTQGSVPTSTVIVSEANGSRTILHAYSFLVADFRRRSVDVSHVAWQARGETPCSCCIVNNANGSRTIVLYDTNLPDVSAKDFEKVDLTRFKWIHIEGRNASEQVKMLQRIDQHNARQPPEHRIRVSVEIEKPREELFQLFSYGDVVFVSKDVAKHLGFHSAQEALRGLYGRVRKGATLICAWAEQGADALGPDGQLLHSDAFSPPRVVDTLGAGDTFNASVIFSLSQGKSTLEALKFGCQVAGKKCGMHGFDGIV